One [Clostridium] saccharolyticum WM1 DNA segment encodes these proteins:
- a CDS encoding arsenate reductase family protein, translating to MSILFLQYPPCSTCKNAKKWLDAHEISYDSRNIKEENPTAEELAAWIKKSSLPIKRFFNTSGILYKEKNIKNLLPDMSEDEQITLLASDGMLVRRPLIIGDHFVLAGFKKKEWETALLP from the coding sequence ATGAGCATTTTATTTTTACAATATCCTCCCTGCAGTACCTGCAAAAATGCAAAGAAGTGGCTGGATGCCCATGAAATATCTTATGATTCCAGAAATATAAAGGAGGAAAACCCAACCGCAGAAGAGCTTGCCGCCTGGATCAAAAAAAGCAGCCTTCCAATAAAACGTTTTTTTAACACCAGCGGAATCCTTTACAAAGAAAAAAATATAAAGAACCTTTTGCCTGACATGAGTGAAGATGAGCAGATCACCCTTCTGGCCTCCGATGGAATGCTGGTCAGGCGCCCCCTGATCATTGGTGATCATTTTGTACTGGCAGGATTTAAGAAAAAGGAATGGGAGACGGCATTGCTCCCGTAA